A DNA window from Mycolicibacter hiberniae contains the following coding sequences:
- a CDS encoding acyl-CoA thioesterase, with protein sequence MSSDAAVPPAPEGLTSQDFPVHWPVLTRWADNDMFGHLNNAVYYQLFDTAINGWIAAHVDIDPVAAPQLGVVAESGCRFLGELAFPDRLAVGLAVTRLGRSSVTYRLAVFRAPDDRGAETAAGEPLAALGHWVHVYVDRTTRRPVPIPDGIRALLTTAQV encoded by the coding sequence ATGAGTTCGGACGCAGCGGTCCCGCCCGCGCCGGAAGGCTTGACCAGCCAGGACTTCCCGGTGCACTGGCCGGTGCTGACCCGCTGGGCCGACAACGACATGTTCGGCCATCTCAACAACGCGGTGTACTACCAGCTGTTCGACACCGCCATCAACGGCTGGATCGCCGCCCATGTGGACATCGATCCGGTCGCCGCACCGCAGCTGGGGGTGGTGGCCGAGTCGGGTTGCCGCTTTCTGGGCGAACTCGCCTTCCCGGACCGGCTGGCGGTCGGGCTGGCCGTGACCCGGCTCGGGCGGAGCAGCGTCACCTACCGGCTCGCGGTGTTCCGGGCCCCGGACGACCGCGGCGCCGAGACCGCAGCGGGGGAGCCGCTTGCCGCGCTCGGGCACTGGGTCCACGTCTATGTCGACCGCACCACCCGGCGGCCCGTGCCGATTCCCGACGGTATCCGCGCGCTGCTGACCACCGCCCAGGTTTAG
- a CDS encoding alcohol dehydrogenase catalytic domain-containing protein, producing the protein MTTIRGAVLERIGAPRPYAASRPLTVAQVELDPPGPGELLVRIEAAGVCHSDLSVVDGNRVRPVPMLLGHEAAGIVDAVGAGVTAVRIGQRVVLAFLPRCGACPACATDGMAPCEPGSAANGAGTLLGGGLRLHRGDQTVYHHLGVSGFATHAVVNQASAVPVPDDVPPAVAALLGCAVLTGGGAVLNVGRPGPGETVVVVGLGGVGMAAVLTALAYDEVQVVAVDRLPDKLTAAAELGAHRTYTPEQALAAGVRAPVVIEAAGHPAALEAAIGLTAPGGRTITVGLPAPDARISVSPLGLVAEGRSLIGSYLGSAVPARDIPRFVQMWRAGRLPVERLVSSILPLERINEAMDALADGVAVRQIITFGRP; encoded by the coding sequence ATGACCACGATCCGCGGGGCGGTGCTGGAGCGGATCGGGGCGCCGCGCCCGTATGCCGCCTCACGCCCGCTGACGGTGGCACAGGTGGAGCTGGACCCGCCCGGGCCGGGCGAACTGCTGGTGCGGATCGAGGCCGCCGGAGTCTGTCACTCCGATCTGTCGGTGGTCGACGGGAACCGGGTGCGACCGGTGCCGATGCTGCTCGGCCACGAGGCCGCCGGCATCGTCGATGCGGTCGGTGCGGGAGTCACCGCGGTGCGAATCGGACAGCGGGTGGTACTGGCCTTCCTGCCCCGCTGCGGCGCCTGCCCGGCGTGCGCCACCGACGGCATGGCGCCGTGTGAGCCCGGCAGCGCCGCCAACGGCGCGGGAACCCTGCTCGGCGGTGGGCTGCGCCTGCACCGCGGCGACCAGACCGTCTATCACCACCTCGGGGTCTCCGGGTTCGCCACGCATGCGGTGGTCAACCAGGCGAGCGCGGTGCCGGTCCCCGACGACGTACCTCCGGCGGTGGCGGCCCTCCTGGGCTGCGCGGTGCTGACTGGTGGCGGTGCCGTGCTCAACGTGGGCCGTCCGGGCCCCGGTGAGACCGTCGTGGTGGTCGGGCTCGGCGGGGTGGGGATGGCCGCGGTGCTGACCGCACTGGCCTACGACGAGGTGCAGGTGGTCGCCGTCGACCGGCTGCCGGACAAGCTGACGGCCGCGGCCGAGCTGGGCGCGCACCGGACGTACACCCCCGAGCAGGCCCTCGCCGCCGGCGTGCGCGCCCCGGTGGTGATCGAGGCGGCGGGGCACCCCGCCGCGTTGGAGGCCGCGATCGGCCTGACCGCGCCCGGCGGGCGCACCATCACCGTCGGCCTGCCGGCTCCGGACGCCCGGATCAGCGTGTCGCCGCTGGGGCTGGTCGCCGAGGGCCGCTCGCTGATCGGCAGCTATCTGGGGTCAGCGGTTCCCGCGCGCGACATCCCCCGTTTCGTCCAAATGTGGCGGGCCGGCCGGCTTCCGGTGGAGCGCTTGGTGTCGTCCATCTTGCCCCTGGAGCGGATCAACGAGGCCATGGACGCACTCGCCGACGGCGTCGCTGTGCGGCAGATCATCACCTTCGGTCGGCCCTGA
- a CDS encoding SRPBCC family protein, producing MPLVSKTVEVAADAATIMGIVADFEAYPQWNEEVKGIWVLARYDDGRPSQLRLDASYSGFDGTFIQAVYYPSETQIQTVLQQGDLFSKQEQLFSVVEIGPTTLLTVDMNVETEMPVPKPMLKKAFNNALDYLADNLKRRAEALAAG from the coding sequence GTGCCGCTCGTGAGCAAGACCGTTGAAGTCGCCGCCGACGCCGCCACGATCATGGGTATCGTGGCCGACTTCGAGGCGTATCCACAATGGAACGAAGAGGTCAAAGGGATTTGGGTGCTGGCCCGTTACGACGACGGCCGGCCCAGCCAGCTGCGCCTGGACGCGTCCTACTCCGGCTTCGACGGAACCTTCATCCAGGCCGTGTACTACCCCAGCGAGACCCAAATCCAGACCGTCCTGCAGCAGGGTGACCTGTTCAGCAAGCAGGAGCAGCTGTTCTCCGTGGTCGAGATCGGTCCCACGACGTTGCTCACCGTCGACATGAATGTCGAGACCGAGATGCCGGTGCCCAAGCCGATGCTCAAGAAGGCCTTCAACAACGCCCTGGACTATCTGGCCGACAATCTC